A single Mustelus asterias chromosome 4, sMusAst1.hap1.1, whole genome shotgun sequence DNA region contains:
- the LOC144492423 gene encoding uncharacterized protein LOC144492423, with protein sequence MQAISGIEFTLIFGCAGGALAVVLLIIILTRLKLKASAGVKRNSVEAGQSEEAVQQGPNNETVAYASLNLKHDNGSSKRRHEKEHTIYSQTKQSGDNKLTYATLQLADFKKTSKSKQQDKHVEYAEVNMTKREKSRI encoded by the exons ATGCAAG CTATTTCAGGAATCGAATTTACGCTCATTTTCGGATGTGCAGGCGGCGCATTGGCTGTTGTACTGTTGATAATTATTTTGACGAGACTCAAATTAAAAGCTTCAGCTG GTGTTAAAAGAAATTCTGTGGAAGCCGGTCAGAGTGAGGAGGCG GTTCAACAAGGACCAAATAATGAAACTGTTGCCTATGCCAGTCTAAACTTGAAACATGACAATGGATCCTCCAAACGGAGACATGAGAAAGAGCACACCATCTATTCCCAG ACTAAACAAAGCGGAGATAACAAGCTGACTTACGCCACTCTGCAGCTCGCTGACTTCAAGAAAACATCAAAATCTAAACAGCAAGACAAACATGTAGAGTATGCAGAAGTAAACATGACAAAGAGAGAGAAGTCGAGAATCTAA